One Haladaptatus sp. R4 DNA window includes the following coding sequences:
- a CDS encoding DUF5822 domain-containing protein, translated as MTFVTTITIGAPLVALLAFVTGVSLPTWSSRASFAIRIGAIVWFVTAIAVFLYARAHQTPET; from the coding sequence ATGACGTTCGTCACCACGATTACCATCGGTGCGCCACTCGTCGCACTTCTCGCGTTCGTCACCGGCGTCTCGCTTCCGACGTGGAGTTCGCGCGCCTCCTTCGCCATCAGGATCGGTGCGATCGTATGGTTCGTCACCGCAATCGCCGTGTTTCTCTACGCTCGCGCCCATCAGACTCCCGAAACGTAA
- a CDS encoding zinc ribbon domain-containing protein, whose protein sequence is MENTLVAGGLTLIFLGIGSMFGSLGIIVAGVLLVGVGISSGRSDGESANPTKKTNCPSCGARNERENDVCHHCGTVLSGK, encoded by the coding sequence ATGGAAAATACTCTCGTTGCCGGAGGCCTCACACTCATTTTCCTCGGCATCGGCTCGATGTTCGGATCGCTTGGAATCATCGTCGCGGGGGTCCTATTGGTCGGAGTCGGCATCTCGTCCGGACGATCGGACGGGGAGAGCGCGAACCCGACCAAGAAAACCAACTGTCCATCGTGTGGCGCGAGAAACGAACGCGAGAACGACGTCTGTCATCACTGCGGAACGGTTCTCTCCGGAAAATAA
- a CDS encoding DUF1616 domain-containing protein, whose translation MSHETNESWWTRITRPVLEFPIDLAILGIAVILLSLALLQPGVYGTPLAVALGIPLVFFAPGYALVALLFPQAGKQTSRWSSPGRFRQDGVTAGERCALSFGVSVSLLTTLGVIFSLAQLSFAPLHVLGAIVGFTLVVSLFAVIRRFYVPKQNRLSISVRSGSARLYRALFDEESATDVVLNLALMLSVVIALTSVGFAVAAPQDGDHFSNLSLLTKGSDGKYVAENYPENITAGESKPVFVAVNNHEDTAVHYTVVVELQRVEQQSNGAGRVTKQEELGRFDHRLNAGDTWRFRHDIAPTMTGEDLRVEYLLYKGTPPGNPTVDNADQHAQFWINVTG comes from the coding sequence ATGAGCCACGAGACGAACGAATCGTGGTGGACACGGATCACGCGTCCCGTGTTGGAGTTTCCGATCGATTTGGCCATCCTCGGTATTGCAGTCATACTCCTCTCCCTCGCGCTGCTGCAACCGGGGGTGTACGGAACGCCACTCGCAGTCGCGTTGGGGATTCCACTCGTGTTCTTCGCTCCGGGGTACGCCCTCGTCGCGTTGTTGTTCCCGCAGGCCGGAAAACAAACGTCGAGATGGTCGAGTCCGGGGCGGTTCCGGCAGGACGGTGTGACGGCGGGTGAACGGTGTGCGCTCTCGTTCGGCGTCAGCGTGTCGTTGCTGACGACGCTCGGCGTCATCTTCTCGCTCGCTCAACTGTCGTTCGCGCCGCTGCACGTTCTCGGTGCGATCGTCGGGTTCACGCTCGTAGTCTCGCTTTTCGCTGTGATTCGGCGGTTCTACGTGCCGAAACAGAATCGACTGTCGATCTCGGTTCGGAGCGGTTCCGCTCGGTTGTATCGTGCGCTCTTCGACGAGGAATCGGCGACCGACGTGGTGCTCAACCTCGCGCTCATGCTCTCGGTCGTGATCGCACTGACGTCCGTCGGGTTCGCCGTCGCCGCCCCGCAGGACGGCGATCACTTCTCCAACCTCTCCCTGCTCACGAAGGGATCCGACGGGAAGTACGTCGCCGAGAACTACCCGGAGAACATCACGGCGGGCGAGTCCAAGCCCGTGTTCGTCGCCGTCAACAATCACGAGGATACAGCGGTTCACTACACCGTCGTCGTCGAACTCCAGCGCGTTGAACAGCAGTCGAACGGTGCGGGTCGCGTCACTAAACAGGAGGAGTTGGGGCGGTTCGACCATCGACTCAACGCGGGCGATACGTGGCGCTTCCGCCACGATATCGCGCCGACGATGACCGGGGAGGACCTCCGCGTCGAGTACCTGCTTTACAAGGGCACTCCGCCCGGCAATCCGACGGTGGACAACGCCGACCAACACGCCCAATTCTGGATCAACGTGACCGGATAA
- a CDS encoding helix-turn-helix domain-containing protein: MTGTIAEVAFPADEFALGKTLDALDTVRFDIEQVVAYNRNQFMPFVWAGTDDRLGVETAFEADESVRDFQLIGGFETESLYRLEWIKDIELLTQILVEENGTVLTASGKDDTWYLQLLFSEHDAVTRTHEYCRCRGIDLDLQNIHEFSKGRTERYGLTESQRRTLQLAYNTGYYSVPRNASATDLADSLGVTHQSISEKLRRGHSNLVRNTLALNE, from the coding sequence ATGACGGGAACGATAGCCGAGGTGGCGTTTCCCGCCGATGAGTTCGCCCTGGGAAAAACACTCGATGCACTCGATACGGTTCGATTCGACATCGAGCAGGTAGTCGCCTACAATCGGAACCAGTTCATGCCCTTCGTCTGGGCCGGAACCGACGACCGTCTGGGAGTCGAAACCGCGTTCGAAGCGGACGAGAGCGTCCGCGATTTCCAGTTGATAGGGGGATTCGAGACCGAATCCCTCTACCGACTCGAATGGATCAAGGACATCGAATTGTTGACCCAAATCCTCGTCGAGGAGAACGGGACGGTGTTGACAGCCAGCGGAAAGGACGATACGTGGTACCTCCAGTTGCTGTTCAGCGAGCACGATGCCGTCACCCGAACCCACGAGTACTGCCGCTGTCGAGGGATCGACCTCGACTTACAGAACATCCACGAGTTCTCGAAGGGTCGGACGGAACGATACGGCCTCACCGAGAGCCAACGGCGGACGCTCCAACTCGCGTACAACACGGGCTACTACTCGGTGCCGCGAAACGCGTCGGCGACGGACCTCGCCGATTCACTCGGCGTGACTCACCAATCCATTTCCGAAAAACTCCGCCGAGGGCACTCGAACCTCGTCAGAAACACGCTCGCGCTCAACGAGTAA
- a CDS encoding GNAT family N-acetyltransferase, with product MSITIEKDGIRIERTNDLDRWNDLVERSPQGSVFHRLESLEVQAEHTGSEFHPLMGYKGQEPVGLFPVFTISKGGMTTVFSPPPGIWLPSLGPALLNMGKLKRRKAERRHRRFIDGCLKWLDHEFAPKYVHVRTGAGYTDVRPFEWNEFEIQPRHTYEVDLTPGEDDVLASFSGDARSNTRTDENRYEIDVRGPEAIRRIIGQVKARHDEQDEPYSLSPEFVVDLHRRLPEGAVRPYVCDVDGEFAGGMIALADDERVYRWQGGAKHNHDVPINDLVDWAIMRDAMDEGIERYDLVGANERRLCGYKAKFNPELVRYHSMERGTRMMNLLSDVYKRFR from the coding sequence ATGAGTATTACCATCGAAAAAGACGGCATCAGGATAGAGCGGACGAACGATCTGGATCGCTGGAACGACCTCGTCGAACGGTCGCCACAGGGGTCGGTCTTCCACCGACTGGAGTCGCTGGAAGTGCAGGCCGAACACACCGGTTCGGAGTTCCATCCCCTCATGGGGTACAAGGGACAGGAACCCGTGGGACTGTTCCCCGTCTTCACGATATCGAAGGGCGGGATGACGACTGTGTTTTCGCCGCCGCCGGGCATCTGGCTCCCCAGCCTCGGCCCGGCCCTGCTGAACATGGGGAAGCTGAAGCGGCGGAAAGCCGAACGCCGACACCGCCGGTTCATCGACGGCTGTCTCAAGTGGCTCGACCACGAGTTCGCGCCGAAGTACGTCCACGTCCGCACGGGTGCGGGCTACACGGACGTCCGCCCGTTCGAGTGGAACGAGTTCGAAATCCAGCCGCGACACACCTACGAGGTCGATCTCACGCCCGGCGAGGACGACGTGCTGGCCAGTTTCAGCGGCGACGCCCGGAGCAACACCCGAACCGACGAGAATCGCTACGAGATCGACGTTCGCGGCCCGGAAGCGATCCGCCGGATAATCGGGCAGGTGAAAGCCCGGCACGACGAACAGGACGAACCCTACAGCCTCTCCCCGGAGTTCGTCGTGGACCTCCACCGACGGCTGCCGGAGGGCGCGGTTCGCCCGTACGTCTGTGACGTTGACGGAGAGTTCGCGGGCGGGATGATCGCCCTCGCCGACGACGAGCGCGTGTACCGCTGGCAGGGCGGCGCGAAGCACAACCACGACGTTCCCATCAACGACCTCGTTGACTGGGCCATCATGCGCGACGCGATGGACGAGGGAATCGAACGCTACGACCTCGTCGGCGCGAACGAGCGCAGACTCTGTGGCTACAAGGCGAAATTCAACCCCGAACTCGTCCGCTATCACAGCATGGAGCGCGGCACGCGGATGATGAACCTGCTGTCCGACGTGTACAAGCGGTTCCGGTAA
- the panB gene encoding 3-methyl-2-oxobutanoate hydroxymethyltransferase — MPTVRDIRAKAGEEPITMLTAYDAPTAAVIDEAGIDMILVGDSMGNAVLGYDSTIPVTVDEIASRTGSVVRATEDALVVADLPFLGFGYDEKTAVENAGRMLKEEGASAIKIESGPHTVELTETLSNLGVPVMAHLGLTPQSVNQLGHVRQGTTRDEADEILDLAKRHEDAGAFSLVLEHIPANLAATITAELDIPTIGIGAGPETDGQVLVINDVIGLGEWSPPFAKQFGDVKTEMERAVTAYRDEVESEEFPGKKHSHVEDELDGVY; from the coding sequence ATGCCAACGGTGAGGGATATCCGCGCCAAGGCGGGCGAGGAGCCGATTACGATGCTCACGGCCTACGACGCGCCGACCGCGGCCGTTATCGACGAGGCCGGTATCGACATGATACTCGTGGGAGACAGCATGGGTAACGCAGTACTGGGATACGACTCGACGATCCCGGTGACGGTGGACGAGATCGCGAGTCGAACCGGTTCGGTCGTGCGGGCGACTGAAGACGCCCTCGTCGTCGCCGACCTCCCGTTCCTCGGCTTCGGCTACGACGAGAAGACCGCAGTCGAGAACGCGGGTCGAATGTTGAAAGAGGAGGGCGCGAGCGCCATCAAAATCGAGAGCGGCCCCCACACCGTCGAACTGACCGAGACGCTTTCGAACCTCGGAGTTCCGGTGATGGCCCATCTCGGTCTGACACCGCAGAGCGTCAATCAGTTGGGCCACGTTCGACAGGGAACGACACGGGACGAGGCGGACGAGATACTCGATCTCGCCAAACGACACGAGGATGCGGGAGCGTTCTCCCTCGTCCTCGAACACATCCCGGCGAACCTCGCGGCGACCATCACCGCGGAACTCGACATCCCCACCATCGGAATCGGGGCAGGTCCGGAGACGGACGGACAAGTCCTCGTCATCAACGACGTCATCGGACTGGGTGAGTGGAGTCCGCCGTTCGCCAAGCAGTTCGGCGACGTGAAAACCGAGATGGAGCGTGCGGTTACGGCGTATCGGGACGAGGTCGAATCGGAGGAGTTCCCCGGCAAGAAACACAGTCACGTCGAGGACGAACTGGACGGCGTGTACTGA
- a CDS encoding acyl-CoA dehydrogenase family protein, translating to MNLSAEQRAIQDVVREFAVEEIRPTAGECDEKQEFPEDVWDGLAELDMMGMTVPEEYGGLDVGKLTYSVVNEEVAYGALSVATALSVHCLATSCLSEFGSEEVKERWLPEMAKGRPVGAFALSEPEAGSNPAEMSTEARREGDEYVINGKKQWITNGKRADVVVLFAKTDRDDPRSVTQFVVPKDAGIEVGKKEEKLGLRASDTTSLIFDDVRIPAENRLTEEGKGLSAAFHILTGGRIGIASQAVGLSQAALDQAVEYSQDREQFDRPIADIQTIRHKLADMQTKLQAGRLLTRDAARLADAGEDHATAASMAKLFASESAVDITNEAVQIHGGYGYTTDFDVERFYRDSKITTIYEGTSEIQKKVIARNLLG from the coding sequence ATGAACCTTTCAGCGGAACAACGGGCCATTCAGGACGTGGTCCGGGAGTTCGCCGTGGAGGAGATCCGACCGACGGCAGGGGAGTGCGACGAGAAGCAGGAGTTCCCCGAAGACGTCTGGGACGGACTCGCCGAACTCGACATGATGGGAATGACGGTGCCCGAGGAATACGGCGGGTTGGACGTCGGGAAGTTGACGTACAGCGTCGTCAACGAGGAAGTCGCCTACGGCGCGCTGTCGGTCGCAACCGCGCTGTCGGTGCACTGTCTGGCGACGTCCTGTCTCTCGGAGTTCGGCAGCGAGGAAGTGAAGGAGCGGTGGCTTCCCGAGATGGCGAAGGGTCGCCCGGTCGGCGCGTTCGCGCTGTCGGAACCCGAAGCGGGGTCGAACCCGGCGGAGATGTCCACCGAAGCGCGTCGTGAAGGTGACGAGTACGTCATCAACGGCAAGAAACAGTGGATCACGAACGGCAAGCGCGCCGACGTGGTCGTCCTGTTCGCCAAGACGGACCGCGACGACCCGCGGAGCGTCACGCAGTTCGTCGTCCCGAAGGACGCCGGTATCGAGGTCGGCAAGAAGGAGGAGAAACTCGGTCTGCGAGCGAGCGACACGACGAGTCTCATCTTCGACGACGTCCGGATTCCCGCCGAAAACCGACTGACCGAGGAAGGGAAAGGGCTGTCGGCCGCGTTCCACATCCTGACGGGTGGCCGCATCGGCATCGCCAGTCAGGCCGTCGGCCTGTCGCAGGCGGCGCTCGACCAAGCCGTCGAGTATTCCCAGGACCGCGAGCAGTTCGACCGACCGATAGCGGACATTCAGACCATCCGTCACAAACTGGCGGACATGCAGACGAAGTTGCAGGCGGGACGACTGCTGACCCGCGATGCGGCCCGCCTCGCGGACGCCGGTGAGGACCACGCGACGGCCGCGAGCATGGCGAAACTCTTCGCCAGCGAGTCCGCCGTCGACATCACGAACGAAGCGGTCCAGATTCACGGCGGCTACGGCTACACGACGGATTTCGACGTGGAACGATTCTACCGCGACTCGAAGATAACGACCATCTACGAGGGAACGTCCGAAATCCAGAAGAAGGTCATCGCGCGCAACTTGCTCGGCTGA
- a CDS encoding metal-dependent hydrolase, with translation MWPWEHLAFGYLVYSSYRHFRTGRPPRGDAVIVLVVATQLPDLVDKPLAWTLAILPSGHSLAHSLVTAVPLSVAALVLARRANRTDIGVAFTVGYLSHLAGDIIYPLAIGKEASFSFLLWPLVPVPPDSSSLGFLARFHEYFGDYLAHLGDPAVTGYIALELGLLLGAACLWLFDGLPGLPRAITRYAPVVGR, from the coding sequence ATGTGGCCGTGGGAACACCTCGCGTTCGGCTACCTTGTGTACTCCTCGTATCGTCACTTCCGCACCGGGCGGCCGCCGAGGGGCGACGCCGTCATCGTCCTCGTCGTCGCGACACAACTGCCGGACCTCGTGGACAAACCGCTCGCGTGGACGCTTGCAATCCTCCCGAGCGGTCACTCACTGGCCCACTCGCTCGTCACGGCGGTTCCGCTGTCCGTGGCCGCGCTCGTGCTCGCACGTCGGGCGAACCGAACGGACATCGGCGTCGCGTTCACCGTGGGCTACCTCTCGCATCTCGCCGGGGACATCATCTATCCGCTGGCCATCGGCAAGGAGGCCTCGTTCTCCTTCCTGCTCTGGCCGCTCGTTCCCGTTCCCCCCGACAGTTCGAGTCTCGGCTTTCTGGCACGATTTCACGAGTACTTCGGCGACTACCTCGCACACCTCGGCGATCCGGCAGTTACCGGCTACATCGCGCTCGAACTCGGTCTCCTGCTCGGTGCGGCCTGCCTCTGGCTGTTCGACGGGTTACCGGGACTTCCGCGGGCAATCACCCGTTACGCACCCGTCGTCGGACGGTAA
- a CDS encoding HAD family hydrolase, with protein MRDDVSAVVYDLDGTLVDLIVNWKQVAVDVAAVLDDHGVDASNVDLWAMLDLADEANVRDVVETVIGDHECTGARRSTRLPHADELLRREVPVGVCSLNCEASCHVSLETHELADAVDAVIGRDSVPTRKPDPEPLLATLHALDVDGPALFIGDSPRDELTAERADVAFEYV; from the coding sequence GTGAGAGATGACGTTTCGGCGGTCGTGTACGACTTGGATGGGACGCTCGTGGACCTCATCGTAAACTGGAAACAGGTCGCGGTGGACGTCGCCGCGGTGCTGGACGACCACGGTGTCGATGCGAGTAACGTCGACCTCTGGGCGATGCTGGATTTGGCCGACGAGGCGAACGTCCGCGATGTGGTCGAGACGGTCATCGGCGACCACGAGTGTACCGGTGCTCGGCGGTCGACGCGACTTCCCCACGCCGACGAACTGCTTCGACGCGAGGTGCCCGTCGGCGTCTGCTCGCTGAACTGTGAGGCATCCTGCCACGTGAGCCTCGAAACGCACGAACTCGCCGACGCGGTCGATGCCGTGATCGGCCGTGATTCGGTCCCGACACGGAAACCGGACCCCGAGCCACTTTTGGCGACCCTTCACGCGTTGGATGTCGACGGTCCCGCTCTCTTCATCGGCGACTCCCCCCGCGACGAACTGACGGCGGAGCGGGCGGATGTGGCCTTCGAGTACGTGTAG